The following nucleotide sequence is from Mucilaginibacter sp. cycad4.
TTTCTTAATGGGGTCTTTACCCAACTGAGGAACATTTTGATCAGTTGTTTGACCTGAAGCAAAATAGGCTATTGATAACAACAGATATAAAAGGATGTGCCTTTTCATTTTAACCGGAGATTTATAAAATTTATTTAATCCGTGTACCTGTCACATCAAATTGTTCCATCATGGAACCTTCAAGATTATCGTCGTCCTTCTTCTTTAGGGACAAGCTCACTTCGTAACCCTGAGCTGTGAATTTTGTACTCAATATGCCATCTTTCACTTCAACTGCATCAAAATTTGTAATGGCATTTGTTTTAGGATCAATCATTGAACCTGAAATTTTCCCTTCCTTTTTTTCAAATACGATAGTTACTTCGGTATCCCCTTGCGGTACACCTTTAAACATACTTTTCCATTTTCCGATAAAATAACTTTCGGTTGCCGGAACTACTTTGGCTGCATCAGCTGTTTGAGCTTCGCTTTTATTCACGAAAAAAAACAATAGAAAAGCGAACATGGCCAACGGCATACTTAGTTTTTTCATAATTTTCATTTTGGTTTTTTATTTATTTATTTGAATTGATTAATACTAATTGTCAGCGACTTGAATGGCAGCAGGCCCAACTATCCCTGCTGCCATCAGTTTATCTTCCTGGCCTTTAAATTGTTTGTATAGCTTATCGCCATTATGGGCCCGGCCAATAAAATAGTTGAGTTGGCCGGTTGTTAATTTTATTTCCAGGATATTTTTCCCACTCTTTACCATACTTGTGATATCCAGGATATAAGGTGCGTATAGCAAAGTGCCGCCCATCTTCCTGTTTATACTTACCTCTGCGGTGAAATATACTTTGCCAAGATCCAGGTAATATCTCTTGCCCGTTTGCTTTTTTAAATTGAAAGAAGTTGTATATGTTCCATCACTACCCAGGAACTTAAAAGCGGGATTATCTCTCCAATCGAATAACGCGGCATTTTTTACGGATATACTATCTGCTTTTACTTCCCATTTATCTAAACTGATCAGTTTTCGATTAGCTAATAGCGGGGCCTTAGGGGTGGATAATAAATTGGCCGGAACTATTTTCCCTGTAGAAGCATACAATATCCGCGAACTATAAGGCGGCAGCGTGTAGCTTATTTGCTGCCCGGTGTTTCTTACCATACTTCCATCTTCTGCATTTAGCCAATAACTGTTTTTAAATCCTTTATCCAGTTGGATGGTTATTTTTTTCCAGCTGTCACTCTTATTCCAAATGAACTGAATACGGCTGCCATCTTCCATTTCTCTTTGGCTGGAACGTACAAAGCCAAAATCCGACGTATATTTCACTTTTAAATCCAGGCCATTGATCCAGGGGAGCAGGTTATCGGCGTCTTTCAACTGCTTAGCATTTGGATTTGTTATCGATGTTTTGATCAGATCTGCCGTTAACTTATCGTTTACCTGATAATCGAGGAAACCTGGTTGTTTCTTTGGTTGTTCCCCGATCATCAGTAATTTCATACCTCGTCCGGATAACTTACTTAGCATTCGAGCAGTATTTAATTGGATATAGGGTACATCTGACAGAATTACTGCCTGGTACAAGTTGCCTCTTATATCAATTTGCTGATGCGAATTGAGTTTCGCCTGTTGAAGTGAAGCGTCATTTACCCATTCCCAGGAAACCCCGGAGGCCTCCAGTTTGTTGATGATTTTCCAGGTCCGCTCATACCATTTCTTTTGGTCATCCATATTAGTTAATCCCATGGGTTTGGCGGGTAATGGCGGCTCGATTCCCTTTAAATAGCCTGCTGTCAATATTTCTTCGGGATTAACGGCATTATCATCAAAATTTAAAAAGGGGTAATAAATTAACACATCCGCGTGAGGCCTTCCGGCCCTAAGGGCATACTGCGTTCTTGTTATATACTGATTGATTGATGATTGATATTTCCAGAAAGGGTCACTTTCGTTGATATTTGAAGAGAAATTAATACTGGTGATCATATTACTGCTCCATGGATACCAACCTTCTTTCCCGTAACCTTCTGGTTTGTAATGATAACTGGTTCCGTGAAAAATGACCTGGTTAACACCTACAGCCATCAATTTATCTACAACCATACGCAACTTTTGGGGGGTGGTCATAAATGCGCGGTTAATAAAGACTGCGCTCTCGGCAGATGTAACAGGTTTATTGTATAAATGAGCCCCTGAAGTAATTAATTTCATAGAGCCTTCTGAACCCATGCCCTGCATCATGGTTTCCGTTTCGGGTATAGAAGCAAGACCTGCTGAACCAATCATATCCATATTGAAGCCATAAGTTTGGGTACGATGCAATAATCCCCGGCTTTCAGTCCAATGCCTTGTAGCATCCAAAAAGTTTTCACCCAGGAGGTCGCTTAATGTTAAGTCATAATCATAGCGCAAACGCCAATCTTCATCAGAGAAAACGAAATCAACTGGAGCGTCAGGATGAGCTGCCCGGGCATACTGGTTATTGTAGCCTAATTGCATGTTTGCCCCTAACCATTTACTGATATCATATCCCCGTTTTCTTTTAAAATAAGGAAGAAAGTTCCATGTATAATCCCTGTCTGCTTTAAACTCATAGCTATCATCGAATATGGCACGCAAAGGATGGCCGAAATAGGTTTCCAAACCTGTGCGAGCCCCGAACAGATAGTTGTAATTTTTCAGGACTTTCGTCGAGTCCCAGTGGTTCATGACGTATCCGGCATCTTTCTTGGCGATAATGCTCGGCTGCTCCCCATCTGGTATTCCCCAAAAAGCAATCAATTTCCAGCTGCCTTCCGGGCAATCCCAGGTGAGCTTATTATCTTTTACCTGGCTGGTTATATCCATTGCTGTTTGAGGATCCAGGTAAACGCTCCCTTTCTTGTCCGAATTATCTTTAATAATCTTTGCCGCCATAACCACCTGTAATCTTGCTGAAGGCCTGTCTCCCCGTATCGCACGAGGAATAATGACCTCTATGTTTTTCCCTCCGGTTACATTCAATACACCGAATTCAAGGGTAAGGTTATTATCTTCTTCGGTAAGGTGCGGGCCACCAGCAGGCCAGCCACTGCCATCCGTTAAATCAACCGTTAGCCCTCTTTTGTTGGCCTCGTTTAACACAGCTTTGAGGTTATCGTAATATTCGGGACTATCGTATCCCGTTATCCGGTCCTGTTGCTCTTTTCCGCCTTTCGCAGGAAAAACTAACGCAAAGGGCTGTATTTCCACACCGCCAAAATGGTTGTCAGCAAACAAATTAATTTCCCGGGTAAGTTCTTCCTTTGTAACGTCATTACCAGGCCACCACCACCGCGTATATGGGCCAAATTGTGAAGATGGGTTTTTGAATTGAGCTGGATCAAAATTGAATCTTTTCAATTCGTAAGGCTTTACAGTTCCTGCTGGTATTAATTTAAAAGCCAGCAGCCCAAAGCATAAGCAAATAGCCATTGCGATACATGCCTGAAAAAATTTATAGCCAAACTTTCTTTGCATATGTTTATAATCAGAGGGTTAACAATATACAGGATTTCTTTTCGGAACCTAACAATTGGTTTATCACAGCACGCTCAAATGAGTCATTCTGTAAAATTTACACAATGATAAATAAAGTTTTTATTATTCTGTAATTTTTACAGAATAATTTTTTTCCTTTGTATATGAAGCATACCGAAAGCGAAGAAATCAATCCCGTAATAAACGGACATCTTTATTTTCTAAAAAATGTGTCAGTCGATAATGTTATTTTTGGCTATCATGACAAAGAATTAAAAGTTTTGCTCCAACATCCCCAGGGAATTTCAAAATGGCTGTTACCGGGAGGGTATATCAAGCGAACAGAAACCATTGATGAAGCCGCTCGGCGGGTTGCGAGAGAAAGAACCGGCTTAGATAGATTGTACCTCCAACAATTCAGGTCGTTCGGAACGCCACACAGAACTATTGATGTGGATTTCACGCCAGAACTTTTTACAAAATTATCGGGCATCGATGTCCCTGAAGATCACTGGATGTTTGATTATTTTGTTTCTGTATGTTTCTATACCCTTACTGAATTTTCATTAGTTACACCAAACGGGAGCTTTTATATGGAAGAATGTCAGTGGTGGCCCGTCAGCGACTTGCCGCAGATGAGTTTTGATCACGCAGAAATTGTAGATGAAGCTTTAAAGGCCTTGCGCCTGCATATTTATCATTACCCTGTTGGTTATGAGCTTTTGCCAGAGAAGTTTACACGTCCGGAAATCCATGCACTTTATGAAACTATTTTAGGCAAATCACTGGACAGCAGAAATTTCGCAAAAAAGCTGGTTACTACAGGTATTATTAAAGAATTGGGCGAGCAAAAGAGCATTGGGGCTCATCGGTCACCAAAACTTTACAAGTTTGATAAAGAAGCTTATGATAATGCCTTAAAGGAAATGATGGTATTGGTTTAAAAAGCTGAAAGAAAGATACTGAGAAAAAGTTTCCTGTTCAGCAGCAGGGTATCGGCTCTTATCCATAAGCCAAACCAGCCCATGCCCCGCCATTGCCGTGGCGCACCCGCATTGCCAAAAACGGTATGATGCAGGGTATCCCAGCCGGTTGTACCGGTTGCCGACTGTTTTCCGCCTGGCAAATCTCCCGGGTGAAAATACCAAAGCGAATCCATCCAGGAAGGCCTGGTATTTCCGGTCGGGATTGCCTTGCTGATCGCCACGCCGGTGGCGTATAGTTTAATGCAAAAGCTGGCTCCAGCATTATACTTATCATACCGAATTGGCCCCGTAGATATTTGCCATGGCGGCTATGCTGATGTTGTTAATACCATGCTGACCATAAGTTATCAAAGTTTGAAAGCCGCACTCATAAACCCGGTGAAGAGCTTACGGAGTGAATAGGCTGCGTCTGATTTCAGGGGATAAAGGGAACCAGTTGGAACACCTTTCTACAATTTTAGCAATTATTAGAGCTATATTGAAAGGGAATACCAATTTATAAGCGCAACTAATTTGATTTTTTAATATACCAAAAAGTGCTGTTAGTTGTATTTTTTCGTCACGGCAGCTACAGCACTTTTGGTATTTTAATCCTCGTCGCTTTCCAGCTTTGGCGGTATCAACTTATACATTACCGGCGTAACAATTCTTGAAAGTATGGTAGAACTTATTAGTCCGCCGATCAACACAATGGCTAATGGTGCAATAAGCGGATTTGGGTTGAGGGCAATAGGAAGCAGTCCGCAGATGGCCGTTATTGACGTAAGCACGACCGGCAGGAAGCGCGTCTCGCCGGCCATCTCGATTGCTTCATCAATACTATGCCCTTCCGCACGCAGTTGATTGGTAAAGTCGACAAGCAGCAGCGAATTCTTAACCTGTATGCCTGACAAACCGATGAACCCAATGATAGATACCAATGACATCGGATTGCCGGTTAAAAGAAGAAATACCACCCCGCCGAGTATGCCTAACGGTATAATTGATAGTACGATGATGATCCCTTTGAAGGTTTTGAATTGTAAGATTAAAACACCTATGAAAAGAAAGCCGCTCAGTAGTATAACCGAAAGAAAATTTCCGCCCAATGTATCACCTTCCGATTCCGCCTCTCCGGATAGTTTATAATAATATCCCTGCGGCATTTTTAATTTATTCAACTGCGGAACGACTTCCTTCAGCACATCATTGGCTAAAATATTGTCTTTCGTCAGCGAGGTAACTTTTGCAAAACGGGATTTATTAAAATGATTGATCGCTGTGGGCGATGTTTCAAATGAAATGGTTGCAATTTGATTAACCAGTACCGGAGTACCCTGGATGTTATTTACATAGAGGTTCTTAAAAACATCAAGGTTCGAGAATTTCTCCCTGGGAAGCGTGATAACAACGTTCCGCGAATCGCCCCGGTCGTCAATATAGTCCCCAACGGTTAGCCCTGCTACTGCCATCCGGATTACTTTGTCCACATCGCTGGTAAGAACACCTAAAGTGCGCGCCTTTTCTTTGTCAATTTTTATTTTTACATCCGATTTATAGGTGTTCAATTCGTTATAGACGTAAAAAGTACCGGGATTCTTTTTCAGTATCTGTTCCACCTGGAAAGAAAGCACACGCAATTTTTCCTGGTCGTCTCCAAAGACCCTGACCACAATATTGGCTTCTATCGGCGTTCCCTGTTCAAAGTCTTTCACTTCTATTCTTGCATAAGGGAAATCTTTAAACGTCTGCCTTAACTGTTTGATCAGGTCGGTTTTTTCTTTCGGACTGGCTTCTTCATCCAGTTGCACAAAAACCTGGGCAAAGTCCGGCTTGATGTCCTGTTGATGCACGTTGTAATAAACCTGCGGATTGCCTTTACCCACATTTGCCGTATAATAAACGATCTCTTTATGTTTCTTCAACTCACTTTCTACCAATTTGGTTACCCGGTCGCTTTCGGGGATATCTGCCTGTAAGGGCATTTTGATATTAATGAGAAACATCGGTTTTTCAGAAGTAGGGAAAAGTTTAAAGCCGGTTTTGGTAAACAGGAAAAAAGCAAACACACTTAAACCCAATGATATCCCTATGGTCGTCTTCGGCCATTTTAAGGCTAAAGGCATTACGCGCCTGTACGAGTAGGTAAGAAATTTTTGTAAGTTTTTCAGAAAGAAATTACCCTCGCCATGCGTATGTGTCTTCAGCATCCTGCTTCCCAGAAAAGGAACAAGTGTTAAGGCTACAATCATAGAGGCTAAAACACTGGTCATTACAGCCATTGGCAGGCAACGGATAAACTCCCCGGCCAGATCGGGCAAGAATGCAAGCGGTAAAAACGCGATCACCAA
It contains:
- a CDS encoding glycosyl hydrolase; its protein translation is MQRKFGYKFFQACIAMAICLCFGLLAFKLIPAGTVKPYELKRFNFDPAQFKNPSSQFGPYTRWWWPGNDVTKEELTREINLFADNHFGGVEIQPFALVFPAKGGKEQQDRITGYDSPEYYDNLKAVLNEANKRGLTVDLTDGSGWPAGGPHLTEEDNNLTLEFGVLNVTGGKNIEVIIPRAIRGDRPSARLQVVMAAKIIKDNSDKKGSVYLDPQTAMDITSQVKDNKLTWDCPEGSWKLIAFWGIPDGEQPSIIAKKDAGYVMNHWDSTKVLKNYNYLFGARTGLETYFGHPLRAIFDDSYEFKADRDYTWNFLPYFKRKRGYDISKWLGANMQLGYNNQYARAAHPDAPVDFVFSDEDWRLRYDYDLTLSDLLGENFLDATRHWTESRGLLHRTQTYGFNMDMIGSAGLASIPETETMMQGMGSEGSMKLITSGAHLYNKPVTSAESAVFINRAFMTTPQKLRMVVDKLMAVGVNQVIFHGTSYHYKPEGYGKEGWYPWSSNMITSINFSSNINESDPFWKYQSSINQYITRTQYALRAGRPHADVLIYYPFLNFDDNAVNPEEILTAGYLKGIEPPLPAKPMGLTNMDDQKKWYERTWKIINKLEASGVSWEWVNDASLQQAKLNSHQQIDIRGNLYQAVILSDVPYIQLNTARMLSKLSGRGMKLLMIGEQPKKQPGFLDYQVNDKLTADLIKTSITNPNAKQLKDADNLLPWINGLDLKVKYTSDFGFVRSSQREMEDGSRIQFIWNKSDSWKKITIQLDKGFKNSYWLNAEDGSMVRNTGQQISYTLPPYSSRILYASTGKIVPANLLSTPKAPLLANRKLISLDKWEVKADSISVKNAALFDWRDNPAFKFLGSDGTYTTSFNLKKQTGKRYYLDLGKVYFTAEVSINRKMGGTLLYAPYILDITSMVKSGKNILEIKLTTGQLNYFIGRAHNGDKLYKQFKGQEDKLMAAGIVGPAAIQVADN
- a CDS encoding NUDIX domain-containing protein; its protein translation is MKHTESEEINPVINGHLYFLKNVSVDNVIFGYHDKELKVLLQHPQGISKWLLPGGYIKRTETIDEAARRVARERTGLDRLYLQQFRSFGTPHRTIDVDFTPELFTKLSGIDVPEDHWMFDYFVSVCFYTLTEFSLVTPNGSFYMEECQWWPVSDLPQMSFDHAEIVDEALKALRLHIYHYPVGYELLPEKFTRPEIHALYETILGKSLDSRNFAKKLVTTGIIKELGEQKSIGAHRSPKLYKFDKEAYDNALKEMMVLV
- a CDS encoding efflux RND transporter permease subunit, whose protein sequence is MKITNFAVKNYQFTLIIFLLVAVVGVLTLFTMPRSEDPTTHPPQYLITVIYPGTSPKDMEEQVVKPIENKIYGLENIEKILTTVEDGVAVIQPKFKYGVDVDNKYQEISTEMNALKSSELPKDIYLIKTEKISSADVNILQVALVSDNASGKLLRDEADILKTRLEKITALKDVKYSGMPEQEIRVDMQLDKLAQYKIPLNVVIGSLQSEATDIPGGSINLESKVFNVKTSGKIRTVDDVANTVVYNANGKIIYLKDVADVSYKDGTIDQITRLNGHRCILVNARMKDNVNITKVQGDFLPVLQEFSKDLPSNIRMVKNFDQANMVSKRLGHLGFDFGLAIVLVIITLLPLGFRASLIVMISIPLSLALGLIAMNLLGYSLNQLSIVGLVVALGLLVDDSIVVVENIERWLREGHSRKDAILKGTRQIGVAVVGCTATLVIAFLPLAFLPDLAGEFIRCLPMAVMTSVLASMIVALTLVPFLGSRMLKTHTHGEGNFFLKNLQKFLTYSYRRVMPLALKWPKTTIGISLGLSVFAFFLFTKTGFKLFPTSEKPMFLINIKMPLQADIPESDRVTKLVESELKKHKEIVYYTANVGKGNPQVYYNVHQQDIKPDFAQVFVQLDEEASPKEKTDLIKQLRQTFKDFPYARIEVKDFEQGTPIEANIVVRVFGDDQEKLRVLSFQVEQILKKNPGTFYVYNELNTYKSDVKIKIDKEKARTLGVLTSDVDKVIRMAVAGLTVGDYIDDRGDSRNVVITLPREKFSNLDVFKNLYVNNIQGTPVLVNQIATISFETSPTAINHFNKSRFAKVTSLTKDNILANDVLKEVVPQLNKLKMPQGYYYKLSGEAESEGDTLGGNFLSVILLSGFLFIGVLILQFKTFKGIIIVLSIIPLGILGGVVFLLLTGNPMSLVSIIGFIGLSGIQVKNSLLLVDFTNQLRAEGHSIDEAIEMAGETRFLPVVLTSITAICGLLPIALNPNPLIAPLAIVLIGGLISSTILSRIVTPVMYKLIPPKLESDED